CCCCTTTGGCAAGTATGGGGTGAGGTCCCTGACGTATGTTGTTAACACCCTAAATCCGCTGTCAGTCAAAGCAGAAACGGCTTTCTCCTTATCCGCGGCAGCCACTCTCATGACGAGTTGATATACTCCAGGGAATTCTCTCGCCGGCCAAGTGACAAGACTCCGAATATTGATCTGTTTCTCTTTGAGGATTCTGGACACCTCTGCCACGATCCCGATGCGATCCTCAATCAGAACCGTGAAACGGGAACTGTCCGTGTCGATGCCGATGGCTTGAAGCAGCACATCCATGACGTCGGTGGTTGTGATGATGCCCGCGAGCTTTTCCTTTTCCATGATAGGAAGTGCGCTGATCCTGTTTTCTTGCATGATACGAGCCGCACGCTCAATGGTTGTGTCGGGCGAGATGGTAATGATCTTTTTCCTCATGATCATATCTACTGTCAACTGCTTCAGCAGATAGTTCAACTCATGAACGCTAAGTGTTGTTGCCGGAGATGCCCAGCTCTGCTTAAGATCCCTATCCGAAACGATCCCCACCAGATTTTCATCCTTGTCTACAACGAGAAGGTGGGCAATTCGCCTTTCAGCTATTATATTCTGTGCTTGTACAAGCGAAGTATCAGGTGGCACTGTGACAAGGTCTGTGTGCATGACACGGCCAACATACATCAGGGATACCTCCTTTGGATGACGCGGTGATACATTCAGGGGCCAACCCCCCAACTTTAATACATATATATATCATCACCCTTTAATTTCGACAAACTTTTTCTTAAACACTCTTCCGTTTTCCAGTGCATAAGTCTTCAAAACGACTTTCAGGCGATTTTCTGCAAACAACTGAATGCATGCCGGGTAGAGCTCCCACTCAAGCTTCAGGCCCTTAGCCCTGACCGACTCAAGGGTATC
This is a stretch of genomic DNA from Deltaproteobacteria bacterium. It encodes these proteins:
- a CDS encoding CBS domain-containing protein, with protein sequence MYVGRVMHTDLVTVPPDTSLVQAQNIIAERRIAHLLVVDKDENLVGIVSDRDLKQSWASPATTLSVHELNYLLKQLTVDMIMRKKIITISPDTTIERAARIMQENRISALPIMEKEKLAGIITTTDVMDVLLQAIGIDTDSSRFTVLIEDRIGIVAEVSRILKEKQINIRSLVTWPAREFPGVYQLVMRVAAADKEKAVSALTDSGFRVLTTYVRDLTPYLPKG